The Gemmatimonadales bacterium DNA window CGAGTTGCGACCCGAAGGCCGAGGTTGAGACTGTGGTACCGGGTGCCCTCACCGAAGCCCCGGGTCCAGGTAAACTCAGGCCCGAGATCCAACTTGCCGGTTCGGACGAGATAGCCGATCGACGCCGCCGCCGTCGCGGCTACGTCCCGGCTGATTGGACTGCACGTCATGTGGCACACGGTGCCGCCCGGCTCCCGCATCACGCCGGCCGCGAGCGAGAGAGGAATCTGCCGACTGCGGCCGAGCCGCAGCTCGAAGCCGGCCGTGGCCCATTCCACGTTCGCGCCGTCCGGCGCACGTAAAGCGCTGACGTGAATCATCGATCCGAGCCGGTCCGTGTGAGACAGCGTCACCTTGGCCCCAACCGACGCGCCCCAGTACCAGTCGGCATAGGTTGATCCTCTGGCCGACCGGTAGCTCGATCGGAGCGCGGCTGGTCCGGCCGTCAAGCTGAGCCATGACGGCGTGTCCGGCTCCGTCGACTGTGCCCGCAGCACGCCAGGTGCGAAGAACGCGGCAACAGTCGCTGCCAGTAGCACGGCGCAGCAGGTTGTCGCTCGGCACGGTTGCCCGCCGCGGTCGTGCGGTGATGGTTTCGTCATAGAGCGAAGGTACGCCTTTGCCCCCGCTCGGTGCTGTGATCCCGGTCACCGGCGCTCAGTCCATCCGGTCGGAGTGGTTCTGACTCGACGCGAGTTTATCTTCTTCCCCTTCTCGAGGGCGAGTGAGCTCCGGCATTCCCAGGCCGGGGTCGCCCCTCTTCACCCGGAATACCAGGACCAATGGCGCGAGAACTCGAAGGCAAAGTGGCGATCGTAACCGGCGCAGGGTCGGTCGGCGAGGGTGTCGGCAACGGCAAGGCGACGGCGATTCTCTTCGCGCGCGAAGGCGCCAAGGTGCTGGCCGTCGACTACAACCCGGCGGCCGCCGCCGAGACCCAGCGACTGATCCAGGCCGAGGGCGGGGACTGCACCGTCCACCAGGCCGACGTGAGCCTGGCCGCTGCGTGCCAGGGCATCGTCGACGCCTGCCTAACGACCTACGGCCGGATCGACATTCTACATAACAACGTCGGAATCGAGCTGGCCGGCGGACTCGCCGAAACCACCGAAGCCGACTGGGACCGGACCCTGACCGTCAACCTCAAGAGCATCTTCCTGCTCTGTAAGGCCGCGATCCCGGTCATGGTAGCGCAAGGCAGCGGGGTGGTCATCAATGTGTCGTCGATCAATTCGATTCGGACGCTTCCCGCGTTATCACTCGCCTACGCCGCCTCGAAGGCCGGCGTCAACGCGCTCACCCGCGAGCTGGCCATCGAGTATGCCAAGACGGGGGTCCGGGTCAACGCGATTCTCCCCGGGATGATGAACACGCCCTTCGTGCGCGCCGCGCTGACCGAGGCCTACGGCGGCGACATCGCCGAGATGACCCGGTTTCGCGACGCCCGCTGCCCGACCGGGAAGCAGGGCGAGTCGTGGGATGTCGGCAACCTCGCGGTGTTCCTCGCGTCCGAGAAGGCGAAGTACATCACCGGCGCCGAGATGGTCGTGGACGGGGCCCAGACCCTCAGGATCTAGCCGATGATGATTTCGACGATCGACACCCATACGGCCGGCGGCCCGACCCGCATCGTGCTGGACGGTTTGCCGCCGCTGACTGGCGCGACGGCCGCAGAGCGCATGGGTGTCTTCCGAACCGAGCACGACGCGATTCGGAAGTTCCTGCTCAACGAGCCGCGCGGTCATCGCGGCATGTACGGCGCGGTGGTCAGCCCGTCAGATGATCCCGAGGTGGACCTGTCGGTCTTTTTCATGACGACCGGCGGGTATCTCCCGACCTGCGTTCACGGCTCGATCGGCGTGGCAACCGCAATGCTCGCCGAGGGGAGGCTCCAGCCTCGGCCCGACGGTAACCTGTACTTCGACACCCCGGGCGGACGAATGCCGCTGACCCCGCGGTATCAGGGCGGTGCCTTGGCCGCGATCTCGTTGCGGACTCAACCAGGGACGGTCACTCAGCCCCAGGTCGAGCTGGACGCTGACGGCGCCCAGATCGTGGCCTCGGCGGTGTTCTGCGGTGTGCCTTTCCTCCTCGTCCCCGCCGATCAGACTGGCAAGGCGGCAGTCCAGGACAACCTGGCGTTCTTCGTAGACCTCGGGGTGCGGCTGCTCGCCCAGGCGGGGCCGAGCTACGTCCTGGCGCTGTTTTACGAGGCGCTACCGGGTGGAGGGTTCCGCGATGTTGTCATCGGACGGACCGGTGGCATCGATCGATCGCCGTGTGGCGCCGGTGTCGGCGCGCTGGCAATCCACGAACACGTCGCGGGCCGCCTTCCGGTCGGTGCCGAGCTGACGGTCACGGGGCTCATCGGAACTCAGTTTGCGGTCCGCGTGGTGAGCGCCGACGCGGGCGGGGTGACCCCCGAGATTTCGGGGAGCGCCTGGGTCACCGGCACCCATCAGTTTGTGCTGGCCGAGTCGGATCCGTTGGCGGAGGGTTTCGATCTGGGCCGGTAGCCGGCGGCCGCCGCTCAACGCCCTGGGCGTTGAACTCGGACAACGGATCTTTGAAGTCGGGGAGTATCGGTGCCTGCCGGTGACCACTGCATGCCGAGACAAGTCAGGGTCCAGACGGCTTCGATCCGCTCTTCCCGGGAATAGCGCAGCCACTCCAGGTCGGTGAGCGGTTGAGTTTCCCCCGGACGTACGACGCGGCTAACGATATGGCGATGGGAACGAGGGGTCTCGGCCATGTCGCAATATAGTGATTGGGCCTCGGCTGCAGCCTGTGCCATCCTGTCGGTTCCGTCCCCTTATCTTCGGGCATGCCTGCTCTGAGTTTGCGCGAAGTAACCGTAGCGTTCGGTGGTCCCCCCCTCCTCGAGAACGCCAGCTTTGTGCTCGATGAGGGCGAACGTGTCGCTGTCCTGGGCCGGAACGGAGCCGGCAAGAGCACCCTGCTGAGCCTGCTCGATCGAACCCTTCCCCCGGACAGCGGCGAAGTCATCCACCGGTCCGGACTCACGGTGGCGCGGCTGGGGCAGAACATCCCGACCGACCTCGATGGCTCGATCTACGACGTCGCCGCCGGCGGACTCGGCGATGCCGGCACCCTCCTGGCTCGCTACCACGAGGCCAGCCACGCAACCGCCGCCGGCGACGAGGCCGCCCTCGAACGAATGGGCCGGCTCCACCACGAACTCGACGCCCGCGATGCCTGGCAACTCGGGACCCGGGTTGAGACCGTGCTCTCCCACCTCGGCCTCGATCCGGACCTGCCGTTTCGCGCCGCCTCGGGCGGACGCCGTCGTCAGGCGCTGCTGGCCCGCGCCCTGATTCGCGAACCCGACGTGCTGCTGCTCGACGAGCCGACCAACCATCTCGACGTCGACGCGATCGAGTGGATGGAGAACTATCTCATCGAGCGCGGCAGCACCCTCGTGTTCGTGACCCACGATCGCGCCTTCCTGCGCAGACTCGCCACCCGCGTCATCGACCTCGATCGCGGCCGCCTGGTCGACTGGGCCGCCGACTACGATACCTACCTGGCGCGCAAAGAGGCCGCCCTCGAGAACGAAGAGCGCGAGTGGGCCCTCTTCGACAAGAAGCTCGCGAAAGAGGAGGCCTGGATCCGTCAGGGCATCAAGGCGCGCCGCACCCGCAACATGGGCCGAGTCCGTGCGCTCCACGCCTTGCGCCAGGAACGCGGCGCTCGGCGCGAGCGCGTCGGCACCGTCACCATGCAAGCGCAGGAAGCGGAGCGCTCCGGCAAGCTGGTGATGGAGACGAAGGGTGCCGGTTACACCGTGGCGGGCCGGACCATCATCTCAGGGCTCACCACCACGATTGCCCGCGGCGACCGGATCGGCCTGATCGGGCCCAACGGCTCCGGCAAGACGACGCTCCTCCGCCTCCTGCTCGGTGAGCTGGCGCCGAGTGACGGTACCGTGCGCCATGGCACCGGGCTCGAGATTGCCTACTTCGATCAGCTCCGCGATCAGCTCGACCCCGAGCGCACCGTCTTCGACTCGATCGCCGGCGGCGCCG harbors:
- a CDS encoding proline racemase family protein — protein: MMISTIDTHTAGGPTRIVLDGLPPLTGATAAERMGVFRTEHDAIRKFLLNEPRGHRGMYGAVVSPSDDPEVDLSVFFMTTGGYLPTCVHGSIGVATAMLAEGRLQPRPDGNLYFDTPGGRMPLTPRYQGGALAAISLRTQPGTVTQPQVELDADGAQIVASAVFCGVPFLLVPADQTGKAAVQDNLAFFVDLGVRLLAQAGPSYVLALFYEALPGGGFRDVVIGRTGGIDRSPCGAGVGALAIHEHVAGRLPVGAELTVTGLIGTQFAVRVVSADAGGVTPEISGSAWVTGTHQFVLAESDPLAEGFDLGR
- a CDS encoding SDR family oxidoreductase; this translates as MARELEGKVAIVTGAGSVGEGVGNGKATAILFAREGAKVLAVDYNPAAAAETQRLIQAEGGDCTVHQADVSLAAACQGIVDACLTTYGRIDILHNNVGIELAGGLAETTEADWDRTLTVNLKSIFLLCKAAIPVMVAQGSGVVINVSSINSIRTLPALSLAYAASKAGVNALTRELAIEYAKTGVRVNAILPGMMNTPFVRAALTEAYGGDIAEMTRFRDARCPTGKQGESWDVGNLAVFLASEKAKYITGAEMVVDGAQTLRI
- a CDS encoding ATP-binding cassette domain-containing protein, whose product is MPALSLREVTVAFGGPPLLENASFVLDEGERVAVLGRNGAGKSTLLSLLDRTLPPDSGEVIHRSGLTVARLGQNIPTDLDGSIYDVAAGGLGDAGTLLARYHEASHATAAGDEAALERMGRLHHELDARDAWQLGTRVETVLSHLGLDPDLPFRAASGGRRRQALLARALIREPDVLLLDEPTNHLDVDAIEWMENYLIERGSTLVFVTHDRAFLRRLATRVIDLDRGRLVDWAADYDTYLARKEAALENEEREWALFDKKLAKEEAWIRQGIKARRTRNMGRVRALHALRQERGARRERVGTVTMQAQEAERSGKLVMETKGAGYTVAGRTIISGLTTTIARGDRIGLIGPNGSGKTTLLRLLLGELAPSDGTVRHGTGLEIAYFDQLRDQLDPERTVFDSIAGGAEFVDIGENRRHVLGYLQDFLFTPDRARTPVGVLSGGEKNRLLLARLFTRSFNFLALDEPTNDLDIETLDLLEELLLAFSGTLLIVSHDRAFLDNLVTSTMVLEGNGMIGEYAGGYTDWLRQRRAPAAQIAVAPAKPAAAKPEPMPPRRRKLSFRETRELEGLPDRIDALEQERDELYRSLADAEFLKNGSATAAAKARLTAIDGELAAAVARWEELELLAASLQAP